The Pseudomonas wenzhouensis genome has a segment encoding these proteins:
- the ispD gene encoding 2-C-methyl-D-erythritol 4-phosphate cytidylyltransferase: protein MSVQFWLVIPAAGVGARMAADRPKQYLQIAGRCILEHSLHCFLDHPGLLGAMVCVAADDPFWPQLPVARDPRLRRAPGGRERADSVLAGLQALLAEGAGAEDWVLVHDAARPNLARQDLDRLLVSLADDPVGGLLAVPARDTLKRASAEGRVAQTVDRSVIWQAYTPQMFRLGALQGALAQALAEGVAVTDEASAMEWSGQAPRLIEGRADNLKVTRPEDLHYLQCIWSPER from the coding sequence ATGAGCGTCCAGTTCTGGCTGGTGATCCCGGCGGCGGGCGTTGGGGCGCGGATGGCCGCTGACCGCCCCAAGCAGTACCTGCAGATCGCCGGTCGCTGCATCCTCGAACACAGCCTGCATTGCTTTCTCGATCATCCCGGCTTATTGGGCGCCATGGTCTGCGTGGCGGCGGACGATCCGTTCTGGCCGCAGCTCCCGGTTGCCAGAGACCCGCGTCTACGCCGCGCGCCCGGTGGGCGCGAGCGGGCCGATTCAGTACTGGCCGGGTTGCAGGCGCTGCTTGCTGAGGGCGCAGGCGCCGAGGACTGGGTGCTGGTGCATGACGCCGCGCGGCCCAATCTCGCCAGGCAGGACCTGGATCGTCTTTTGGTAAGCCTGGCCGATGATCCGGTGGGCGGCCTGCTGGCCGTGCCGGCGCGCGATACGCTCAAGCGTGCCAGTGCCGAAGGTCGGGTGGCGCAGACGGTCGATCGCAGCGTGATCTGGCAGGCCTACACACCGCAGATGTTCCGCCTGGGGGCGCTGCAAGGGGCTCTGGCGCAGGCGCTGGCCGAAGGCGTCGCAGTGACCGATGAGGCCTCGGCCATGGAGTGGTCAGGGCAAGCCCCGCGTCTGATCGAAGGCCGGGCAGATAACCTCAAGGTCACCCGCCCGGAAGATTTGCATTACCTGCAGTGCATATGGTCGCCGGAGCGTTGA
- a CDS encoding HPF/RaiA family ribosome-associated protein, with protein MQVLVNSGKHVTSSMAFTDDISNRVRSKLQRYEDHLTRIEVHLSDENALKSGPQDKRCKVEARMKGRDPLTVSHDAEELQQAIDGAMNKLTNALDRNLGKEAKPWTH; from the coding sequence ATGCAGGTTCTGGTCAATAGCGGTAAACACGTTACCTCGTCGATGGCCTTCACGGACGACATCAGTAATCGCGTGCGCAGCAAACTGCAACGCTACGAGGACCACCTCACCCGGATCGAAGTCCACCTCTCCGACGAGAACGCGCTAAAGAGCGGCCCGCAGGATAAACGCTGCAAGGTCGAGGCGCGGATGAAAGGTCGCGACCCGCTGACGGTATCCCACGATGCCGAAGAACTGCAGCAAGCCATCGATGGCGCCATGAACAAGCTGACCAATGCGCTGGATCGCAACCTGGGCAAAGAAGCCAAGCCCTGGACCCACTGA